A genomic region of Streptosporangium lutulentum contains the following coding sequences:
- a CDS encoding L,D-transpeptidase — translation MGHAIRGSIQGTGLLVLVLATSCSSTTAVKNDDAGAVPQHAGAAVAVAPLDKARDVPTDTTVLVAAEGGTLKDVVVRAVKGAQGSLKGVLSGDGTQWRSRGTAAPGASYEVTVTAVNPAGAVTKKTTSFSTVKGSETFAIESLMPSKDTTGTTVGVGMPVMITFDKDVTDRVSIERNLLINASKPVLGAWHWFDDKTVHFRPKHFWPAHTKVRVEARLAGVRGGKGLYGKQNQSIEFKVGRSQITRGSTNSHQLTVKRNGKAIRRIPMSAGQGGVWKYHTTSGVHLAMSREPVTIMTSPGIGPGSAGYYQMTVYNTVRISNSGEYIHSAPWSVGSQGYSNVSHGCVNVSPSNAKWFIDNTLIGDPIIITGSPRELEPTNGWGHWQENWKEWLKWSSVKHFTTEKA, via the coding sequence GTGGGGCACGCGATCCGTGGTTCGATTCAGGGGACGGGATTGCTGGTCCTGGTGCTGGCGACCTCGTGTTCATCGACCACAGCCGTAAAGAACGACGACGCGGGGGCCGTTCCGCAACATGCCGGCGCCGCCGTGGCCGTCGCCCCCCTCGACAAGGCGCGCGACGTGCCGACGGACACGACCGTCCTGGTCGCCGCGGAGGGCGGCACCCTGAAGGATGTCGTCGTGAGGGCCGTCAAGGGCGCTCAGGGCTCGCTGAAGGGCGTGCTGAGCGGTGACGGTACCCAGTGGCGCAGTCGTGGCACAGCGGCTCCAGGGGCCTCCTACGAGGTCACCGTGACGGCGGTGAACCCGGCGGGCGCGGTGACGAAGAAGACCACCTCCTTCTCCACAGTCAAGGGAAGCGAGACCTTCGCGATCGAGAGCCTCATGCCGAGCAAGGACACGACCGGTACGACCGTCGGCGTCGGCATGCCGGTGATGATCACTTTCGACAAGGACGTCACCGACCGCGTCTCCATCGAGCGGAACCTGCTGATCAACGCCTCCAAGCCGGTCCTCGGGGCGTGGCACTGGTTCGACGACAAGACCGTGCACTTCCGCCCCAAGCACTTCTGGCCGGCCCACACCAAGGTCCGCGTCGAGGCCCGTCTCGCGGGGGTGCGCGGCGGCAAGGGCCTGTACGGCAAGCAGAACCAGAGCATCGAGTTCAAGGTCGGCCGCTCCCAGATCACCCGGGGCAGCACCAACTCCCACCAGCTCACCGTCAAGCGCAACGGCAAGGCGATCCGCCGGATCCCCATGAGCGCGGGCCAGGGCGGCGTCTGGAAGTACCACACGACCAGTGGCGTGCACCTGGCCATGTCCCGCGAGCCGGTCACCATCATGACCTCCCCCGGCATCGGGCCCGGTTCGGCCGGCTACTACCAGATGACCGTCTACAACACCGTCCGCATCTCCAACAGCGGTGAGTACATCCACAGCGCCCCGTGGTCGGTCGGGTCCCAGGGCTACTCCAACGTCAGCCACGGCTGCGTCAACGTCAGCCCCTCCAACGCCAAGTGGTTCATCGACAACACTCTGATCGGGGACCCGATCATCATCACCGGCTCGCCTCGCGAGCTGGAGCCCACCAACGGCTGGGGCCACTGGCAGGAGAACTGGAAAGAGTGGCTCAAGTGGAGCAGCGTCAAGCACTTCACCACCGAGAAGGCCTGA
- the ctaD gene encoding aa3-type cytochrome oxidase subunit I, whose translation MTALNEPVALAPVVTRKGSIITKWASSTDHKIIGHLYLITSFIFFLIGGVMALIMRAELAQPGLQITSNEQFNQLFTMHGTIMLLMFATPLFAGFANELMPLQIGAPDVAFPRLNMVSYWLFTFGSLIALSGFLTPGGAASFGWTAYTPLSNAITSPGLGGDLWFVGLTISGLGTILGAVNFITTIICMRAPGMTMFRLPLFTWNVLLTAILVLMAFPVLAAALLALESDRKLGTHIFDSNTGGALLWQHLFWFFGHPEVYIIALPFFGIITEVLPVFSRKPLFGYIGLVGATITIAGLSITVWAHHMFATGQVLLPFFSFMTFLIAVPTGVKFFNWVGTMWRGHLSFETPMLFAIGFLITFLFGGLTGVILASPPLDFQVSDSYFVVAHFHYVVFGTVVFAMFSGFYFWWPKFTGKMLNDRLGKVHFWTLFVGFHTTFLVQHWLGAEGFPRRYANYSPLDGFTNLNMISSVGAFLLGASTLPFLYNVWKTHKTAPQVTVDDPWGFGNSLEWATSCPPPRHNFTSLPQIRSERPAFDLKYPHVSATRELEETR comes from the coding sequence ATGACCGCACTTAACGAACCTGTCGCCCTCGCGCCGGTGGTGACCCGCAAGGGCTCCATCATCACGAAGTGGGCGTCGTCCACCGATCACAAGATCATCGGACATCTCTATCTGATCACCTCGTTCATCTTCTTCCTGATCGGCGGCGTCATGGCGCTGATCATGCGAGCGGAGCTGGCTCAGCCGGGCCTGCAGATCACGAGCAACGAGCAGTTCAACCAGCTGTTCACCATGCACGGCACGATCATGCTGCTCATGTTCGCGACGCCGCTGTTCGCGGGGTTCGCCAACGAGCTCATGCCGCTGCAGATCGGCGCGCCGGACGTCGCCTTCCCGCGTCTGAACATGGTCAGTTACTGGCTCTTCACCTTCGGCAGCCTCATCGCCCTGTCGGGTTTCCTTACCCCTGGCGGCGCGGCCAGCTTCGGCTGGACGGCGTACACCCCGCTGTCGAACGCGATCACCTCGCCCGGTCTCGGCGGTGACCTGTGGTTCGTCGGCCTGACCATCAGCGGTCTGGGCACGATCCTCGGTGCGGTCAACTTCATCACCACGATCATCTGCATGCGCGCGCCCGGCATGACCATGTTCCGGCTGCCGCTCTTCACCTGGAACGTCCTGCTCACCGCGATCCTGGTGCTGATGGCCTTCCCGGTGCTCGCCGCCGCGCTGCTCGCCCTGGAGTCCGACCGCAAGCTGGGCACGCACATCTTCGACTCGAATACCGGCGGTGCGCTGCTCTGGCAACACCTGTTCTGGTTCTTCGGCCATCCCGAGGTCTACATCATCGCGCTGCCGTTCTTCGGGATCATCACCGAGGTCCTGCCGGTCTTCAGCCGCAAGCCGCTGTTCGGCTACATCGGCCTGGTCGGCGCGACCATCACCATCGCCGGTCTGTCGATCACGGTGTGGGCGCACCACATGTTCGCGACCGGACAGGTGCTACTGCCGTTCTTCTCCTTCATGACGTTCTTGATCGCGGTTCCGACCGGCGTGAAGTTCTTCAACTGGGTCGGAACCATGTGGCGAGGGCATCTGTCCTTCGAGACGCCGATGCTGTTCGCCATCGGATTCCTGATCACCTTCCTGTTCGGCGGTCTGACCGGCGTCATCCTGGCCTCGCCGCCGCTGGACTTCCAGGTGTCCGACTCCTACTTCGTCGTCGCCCACTTCCACTACGTGGTCTTCGGCACCGTGGTGTTCGCGATGTTCTCGGGCTTCTACTTCTGGTGGCCCAAGTTCACCGGCAAGATGCTGAACGACCGCCTGGGCAAGGTGCACTTCTGGACGCTGTTCGTCGGCTTCCACACCACCTTCCTGGTCCAGCACTGGCTGGGCGCCGAGGGCTTCCCGCGCCGGTACGCGAACTACAGCCCGCTCGACGGCTTCACCAACCTGAACATGATCTCCTCGGTCGGCGCGTTCCTGCTCGGCGCCTCCACGCTGCCGTTCCTGTACAACGTCTGGAAGACCCACAAGACCGCTCCGCAGGTGACCGTGGACGACCCCTGGGGCTTCGGCAACTCGCTGGAGTGGGCGACCTCCTGCCCGCCGCCGAGGCACAACTTCACCTCGCTTCCGCAGATCCGGTCCGAGCGTCCTGCGTTCGACCTGAAGTACCCCCACGTCTCGGCCACACGTGAGCTGGAGGAGACCCGATGA
- a CDS encoding cytochrome c oxidase subunit 4, translated as MKVQGWLFILCGIFFAAVDVVYWYWSKEPVGTTAMAISVGFAFMIGYYLMYTARRIGDQPEDNKQGEISEGAGELGFFSPHSWWPLFVCLAVSLTAVGLVIGWWLFLIGVFAVIMTMIGFVFEYYRGHFSH; from the coding sequence ATGAAGGTCCAGGGCTGGTTGTTCATCCTCTGCGGCATTTTCTTCGCCGCCGTGGACGTCGTCTACTGGTACTGGTCGAAGGAGCCGGTCGGCACGACGGCGATGGCCATCTCGGTGGGCTTCGCCTTCATGATCGGCTACTACCTGATGTACACGGCCCGCCGCATCGGCGATCAGCCGGAGGACAACAAGCAGGGTGAGATCAGCGAGGGCGCCGGGGAGCTCGGCTTCTTCAGCCCGCACAGCTGGTGGCCGCTCTTCGTCTGCCTGGCGGTCTCGCTCACCGCGGTCGGCCTCGTCATCGGCTGGTGGCTGTTCCTGATCGGCGTTTTCGCGGTCATCATGACCATGATCGGATTCGTCTTCGAGTACTACAGGGGTCACTTCTCGCACTGA